One part of the Desulfovibrio sp. genome encodes these proteins:
- a CDS encoding NAD(+)/NADH kinase, producing MVYKARHERAAALAEEAALWLRQKGHEVTAVICAGADSPAYAADPLDFVVVLGGDGTMLGVARRLVGRKVPVLGINFGRIGFLTDAQPEQWCEKLEECLTGAEPVRSCMALSWSLTRKGSQIATGSAVNDVVLSRGSLSRLVLFDVYIAGERLGSLRGDGIIVATPVGSSGYSVSAGGSLLHPSMEAIAITPICPFLNSISPMVFPGNTECSFQILQGSTDCFLTVDGQEGQQLELGDIVTVAGLPDAVHFLGKGTTFFERLRSRGFVLQGSECGKPGEMHEQC from the coding sequence TTGGTTTACAAAGCCCGGCACGAAAGGGCCGCCGCCCTTGCCGAAGAGGCTGCCCTGTGGCTGCGCCAAAAAGGTCATGAGGTAACGGCAGTGATTTGCGCGGGGGCTGATTCACCAGCCTACGCGGCAGATCCACTCGACTTTGTTGTCGTTCTTGGGGGCGATGGCACCATGCTTGGCGTGGCGCGGCGGCTTGTGGGCCGTAAAGTGCCGGTGCTGGGCATAAACTTTGGCCGTATCGGCTTTTTGACCGATGCCCAGCCAGAGCAGTGGTGTGAAAAACTGGAAGAATGCCTCACCGGCGCTGAGCCAGTGCGCTCATGTATGGCCCTGAGCTGGTCGCTGACCCGCAAGGGCAGCCAGATAGCCACGGGCAGCGCCGTCAACGACGTGGTTTTGAGCCGTGGCTCGCTGTCGCGGCTTGTACTTTTTGATGTATACATTGCGGGCGAACGGCTGGGCTCGCTGCGGGGCGACGGCATCATTGTGGCTACCCCTGTGGGCAGCTCTGGCTACAGTGTTTCTGCTGGCGGCTCGTTGTTGCATCCTTCTATGGAAGCCATAGCCATCACGCCCATCTGTCCCTTTCTCAACAGTATTTCGCCCATGGTTTTTCCCGGCAATACCGAGTGTTCCTTTCAGATATTGCAGGGCTCAACCGACTGTTTCCTTACCGTAGACGGACAGGAAGGGCAGCAGCTTGAGCTTGGCGACATCGTTACGGTTGCGGGCCTGCCCGACGCCGTGCACTTTCTTGGCAAAGGAACAACATTTTTTGAGCGGTTGCGCTCGCGGGGCTTTGTTTTGCAAGGCTCTGAATGCGGCAAGCCTGGGGAAATGCATGAACAGTGTTAG
- a CDS encoding biotin--acetyl-CoA-carboxylase ligase has product MPVICHSHQPEGSAATGADKNFVPRIWRFGQVGSCLDTAANLAARGWLEPWDSVQVYSQTSGRGQLRRQWHSPVGNLYAALRIPMTPPFDGTAAAPAVGMLLAEALAQDGWQVKLKWPNDLVVCDADRQSQKVAGILLEERGGVLLAGIGINVCWAPPAEQMRADAALEATCLKNLHKSISIVHYTAEALWQTLVKRMFSAYIGCHSFPEGWRNRAESLLLWRGENVELRDDDRIVRGWLAGLGTSGGLCLNINGRLEEFICGSLRLNPAQK; this is encoded by the coding sequence ATGCCGGTAATATGCCACAGCCACCAGCCCGAGGGAAGCGCTGCCACTGGCGCTGACAAAAATTTTGTTCCACGCATCTGGCGCTTTGGGCAGGTGGGCTCGTGCCTTGACACAGCCGCCAATCTGGCAGCGCGCGGGTGGCTTGAACCGTGGGACAGCGTGCAGGTCTACAGTCAGACATCCGGGCGTGGGCAACTCCGGCGGCAATGGCATTCGCCCGTGGGCAATCTGTATGCCGCCTTGCGCATTCCGATGACGCCCCCTTTTGACGGCACGGCGGCAGCGCCCGCCGTGGGCATGCTGCTGGCTGAGGCCCTTGCGCAGGATGGCTGGCAGGTGAAACTCAAGTGGCCCAACGACCTTGTGGTGTGTGATGCGGACAGACAGTCGCAAAAAGTTGCGGGCATTCTGCTTGAAGAGCGGGGCGGGGTACTGCTGGCGGGCATTGGCATCAACGTTTGCTGGGCTCCGCCCGCTGAACAGATGCGTGCTGATGCCGCCCTTGAGGCAACCTGCCTCAAAAATCTGCATAAATCGATCTCAATTGTGCATTATACGGCTGAAGCGCTATGGCAAACCCTTGTAAAGCGCATGTTTTCAGCATATATTGGCTGCCACTCTTTTCCTGAGGGGTGGAGAAATCGCGCGGAGTCTCTCTTGCTCTGGCGCGGCGAGAACGTGGAGCTGCGTGACGATGACCGCATCGTGCGCGGCTGGCTGGCGGGCTTAGGAACGTCAGGCGGCCTGTGTCTTAACATCAACGGACGGCTTGAGGAATTCATTTGCGGTAGTCTCCGGCTGAACCCTGCGCAAAAATGA
- a CDS encoding SIS domain-containing protein produces the protein MHDTALEIIKRHAHDGARLREEFFLSQGDDLRHIALRTAACLAAGGKILLCGNGPSAALAQHMAAEFVNRFAMDRPALPALALSADSTSLTAIGGDLDFSQIFSRQVEALGRPGDMLLAITASGHTANIIAALEAARRGALLAVSLCSPESDLNRHCDVVIETPQAEPALVHELHLAAGHMFCRLTDYYLFENAVALTPYLQSRHTTEV, from the coding sequence ATGCACGATACAGCCCTTGAAATTATTAAACGCCATGCCCACGATGGCGCGCGCCTGCGCGAGGAATTTTTTCTCTCGCAGGGCGACGATCTGCGCCATATTGCCCTGCGTACAGCGGCCTGCCTTGCGGCGGGCGGCAAGATACTGCTGTGCGGCAACGGCCCAAGCGCCGCGCTGGCCCAACATATGGCTGCCGAATTTGTAAACAGGTTTGCCATGGACAGGCCCGCCCTGCCCGCGCTGGCGCTGTCGGCAGACTCCACATCGCTAACGGCCATTGGCGGCGACCTGGACTTCAGCCAGATATTTTCGCGTCAGGTAGAAGCCCTGGGGCGACCCGGCGACATGCTGCTGGCCATCACCGCCAGCGGCCATACCGCCAACATAATAGCCGCCCTTGAGGCGGCAAGGCGCGGCGCACTGCTTGCCGTTAGCCTGTGCAGCCCGGAAAGCGACCTTAACCGCCACTGCGACGTGGTTATTGAAACCCCGCAGGCGGAACCCGCGCTCGTACACGAGCTGCACCTTGCAGCCGGACACATGTTTTGCCGGCTGACGGACTATTATCTTTTTGAAAATGCTGTCGCGCTGACCCCCTATCTGCAAAGCCGACACACAACCGAGGTTTGA
- a CDS encoding PhoH family protein has translation MAVHSSMLETVEFDDPALANQLFGPHNAHLELLAAASGANIGSRGASILIESSDMNVRQLLCNVFVQLYELLRGGISLSQQDITRSYDMLRADPGLNLEKIFKDAVFVNTPRKTVTARNVAQRTYLDLLRRNELVFAVGPAGTGKTYLAVAMALSMFQQHKVKRIVLTRPAVEAGERLGFLPGDLAEKVNPYLRPLYDALHDMMPQPKVASMLEVGSIEVAPLAFMRGRTLNDAFIILDEAQNTTQEQMKMFLTRMGFGSRMVVTGDTTQIDLPMQPGGQRPRSGLIHALNILSKVPTIAVHHFSKADVVRHPLVGAIVNAYDNAEKSGSPS, from the coding sequence ATGGCAGTACATTCCTCCATGCTTGAGACCGTCGAATTCGACGATCCCGCGTTAGCCAATCAGCTGTTTGGCCCTCACAATGCGCATCTTGAGCTGCTGGCCGCCGCAAGCGGGGCCAATATCGGCAGCCGTGGCGCCAGCATCCTTATCGAAAGCTCCGACATGAACGTGCGTCAGCTGCTGTGCAACGTGTTTGTGCAGCTCTACGAACTTTTGCGCGGTGGCATTTCTCTCAGCCAGCAGGACATAACCCGCAGCTACGACATGCTGCGGGCTGACCCAGGCCTGAATCTCGAAAAGATTTTCAAGGATGCGGTGTTCGTCAACACGCCGCGTAAAACGGTTACGGCCCGTAATGTGGCCCAACGCACCTATCTGGACCTGCTGCGCCGCAACGAGCTTGTTTTTGCCGTGGGGCCCGCTGGTACGGGCAAGACATATCTGGCTGTGGCCATGGCGCTCTCCATGTTTCAGCAGCACAAGGTCAAGCGAATTGTGCTAACACGACCTGCGGTGGAAGCTGGCGAACGCCTTGGCTTTTTGCCCGGCGATCTGGCCGAGAAGGTCAATCCCTACCTTCGCCCCCTGTACGACGCACTGCACGACATGATGCCGCAGCCCAAGGTGGCCTCCATGCTTGAGGTGGGCTCCATTGAAGTAGCCCCGCTGGCCTTCATGCGCGGGCGCACGCTCAATGACGCCTTTATCATTCTGGATGAAGCGCAAAATACCACCCAGGAACAGATGAAAATGTTTCTTACCCGCATGGGTTTTGGCTCTCGCATGGTCGTAACGGGCGACACAACCCAGATCGATCTGCCCATGCAGCCCGGCGGTCAGCGCCCGCGCTCTGGCCTGATTCATGCCCTTAATATTCTTTCCAAAGTTCCAACCATCGCCGTGCACCACTTCTCCAAGGCTGACGTTGTGCGTCATCCCTTGGTGGGAGCTATTGTAAACGCCTATGATAATGCAGAAAAAAGCGGCTCGCCCAGCTAG
- a CDS encoding HD domain-containing protein — protein sequence MELYLVGGAVRDLLLGRKPTEFDFAFDGSMTDFLSAHPEAVCVGKSVNVCLWHGRECMPLRGGTLASDFVARDLTINAMALDSVGRLHMHPQAVQDLRDRLLRPASPTAFTDDPTRVFRLARFAARWPNWRIDREAFVQMRAMTGQQLAVLPAERVAREMLKALAAPRPARFFRVLAQGGCLRPWFEEHERARYIPAGPRQWHANSVLGHSLRLMDELAGDAMAVWMALCHDIGKIGTDPALLPHHYGHEARGVPLALALAKRLRLPAVYARAGALAAEEHMKAGMFGTLRAGTRRDLLWRVNQLGLSEPFWKLADADSSSPVSELAYPSLEVITAVRLPEEWHNRGEESARKLREMQCVALAALRKKQAA from the coding sequence ATGGAACTTTACCTCGTTGGCGGCGCTGTACGCGACCTCTTGCTTGGGCGCAAACCCACAGAATTTGATTTTGCCTTTGACGGAAGCATGACCGATTTTCTGTCTGCTCATCCTGAGGCCGTATGCGTGGGCAAAAGTGTGAATGTCTGCCTGTGGCACGGGCGCGAATGCATGCCCCTGCGCGGTGGAACCCTTGCATCAGATTTTGTGGCGCGCGATCTCACCATAAACGCCATGGCGCTCGACAGCGTAGGGCGGCTGCACATGCACCCGCAAGCGGTGCAAGACCTGCGCGACAGACTGTTGCGACCAGCCTCTCCCACGGCCTTCACCGACGACCCCACCAGAGTTTTCAGACTGGCGCGTTTTGCTGCCCGCTGGCCCAACTGGCGTATTGACCGCGAAGCCTTTGTCCAGATGCGCGCCATGACAGGTCAGCAGCTGGCCGTCCTGCCCGCCGAGAGGGTCGCGCGGGAAATGCTCAAGGCTCTGGCCGCGCCGCGTCCTGCCCGTTTTTTTCGTGTGCTGGCCCAGGGTGGTTGTCTGCGGCCCTGGTTTGAAGAGCACGAGCGTGCGCGGTACATTCCCGCCGGGCCCCGGCAGTGGCACGCCAACAGTGTGCTTGGCCACAGCCTGCGCCTTATGGACGAACTGGCGGGCGATGCCATGGCCGTGTGGATGGCCCTTTGCCACGACATCGGAAAAATCGGCACAGACCCTGCCCTGCTGCCGCACCACTATGGGCACGAGGCGCGCGGCGTACCGCTGGCACTGGCCCTGGCCAAAAGGTTGCGGCTGCCTGCAGTTTACGCCCGGGCGGGCGCGCTGGCTGCGGAAGAACACATGAAGGCGGGCATGTTCGGCACTCTGCGGGCAGGCACACGGCGCGATCTTCTCTGGCGGGTTAACCAGCTGGGACTGTCTGAACCATTCTGGAAGCTGGCGGATGCAGACAGCAGCTCGCCTGTCAGTGAGCTGGCCTACCCAAGCCTTGAGGTCATTACCGCCGTGCGGCTGCCGGAAGAATGGCACAACCGGGGCGAAGAATCGGCCCGCAAGCTGCGCGAAATGCAGTGCGTGGCACTGGCAGCCCTGCGCAAAAAGCAGGCGGCCTAG
- the gatB gene encoding Asp-tRNA(Asn)/Glu-tRNA(Gln) amidotransferase subunit GatB yields the protein MAAYEAVIGLEVHVQLATASKLFCSCPTTFGQPANANVCEVCSGMPGALPVPNRQAVHYATMVGLATNCAINTRSIFARKNYFYPDLPSGYQISQFELPICEHGHLEVNVDGRTKHVGITRIHMENDAGKNIHAQGENLSYVDLNRAGTPLVEIVSEPDMRSAAEAVAYLKALYSIVTYLGVCDGNMEEGSFRCDANVSLRPVGTEPFGTRTELKNLNSFRNVQRAIEYEIARQQDVLDDGDKVIQETRLYDAVKNTTASMRSKEEAHDYRYFPDPDILPIDITEEEMTRWRAEMPELPQQRLARFVSMAALPEAEAEVLVQSRGLADFFEAAAAKADAKKVANFVLGPLLRECNTRGLNAADPSAWAMKPEALAELVRLVDGGTISAKIANDIFGDIFELGVMPEAYVKEKGLVQISDTSALEAAVDEVIAANPAEVEAYRGGKTKLISFFVGQIMRATKGKANPALVNGLLAKKL from the coding sequence ATGGCCGCCTATGAAGCCGTGATTGGCCTTGAAGTGCATGTGCAACTTGCCACGGCCTCCAAACTGTTCTGTTCCTGCCCCACAACCTTCGGGCAGCCCGCCAACGCCAATGTTTGCGAAGTGTGCTCCGGCATGCCCGGCGCATTGCCCGTGCCCAACCGGCAGGCGGTTCACTATGCCACCATGGTTGGCCTGGCCACCAATTGCGCCATCAATACACGTTCCATTTTTGCGCGTAAAAACTATTTTTATCCCGACCTGCCCTCTGGCTACCAGATTTCGCAGTTCGAGCTGCCCATCTGTGAGCACGGCCACCTTGAAGTAAACGTGGACGGTCGCACCAAGCACGTGGGCATCACCCGCATCCATATGGAAAACGACGCGGGCAAGAATATTCATGCCCAGGGCGAAAACCTGAGTTACGTTGACCTCAACCGCGCGGGCACGCCCCTGGTCGAAATTGTTTCCGAGCCGGACATGCGCTCGGCCGCCGAGGCAGTGGCCTACCTCAAGGCCCTGTACAGCATTGTGACCTATCTTGGCGTTTGCGACGGCAACATGGAAGAAGGCAGCTTCAGGTGCGATGCCAACGTTTCGTTGCGCCCTGTGGGCACGGAACCCTTCGGTACCCGCACCGAACTAAAAAATCTCAATTCTTTCCGCAACGTACAACGGGCCATTGAATATGAAATTGCGCGTCAGCAGGATGTGCTGGACGACGGCGACAAGGTCATACAGGAAACCCGACTGTACGATGCGGTCAAAAACACCACCGCATCCATGCGCAGCAAGGAAGAAGCGCACGATTACCGCTACTTCCCCGATCCGGACATTCTGCCCATTGATATTACGGAAGAAGAAATGACCCGCTGGCGCGCCGAAATGCCAGAACTGCCCCAGCAGCGCCTTGCCCGCTTTGTGAGCATGGCCGCTCTGCCCGAAGCTGAGGCCGAAGTGCTGGTGCAGAGCAGGGGACTAGCCGACTTTTTTGAGGCTGCCGCTGCCAAGGCCGATGCCAAAAAGGTTGCCAACTTTGTGCTTGGCCCGCTGCTGCGCGAATGCAACACCCGTGGGCTGAATGCGGCAGATCCCTCTGCCTGGGCCATGAAGCCCGAGGCTCTGGCCGAACTGGTGCGGCTGGTTGACGGCGGCACCATCAGCGCCAAGATTGCCAACGATATTTTTGGCGATATCTTTGAGCTTGGCGTTATGCCCGAAGCCTATGTGAAGGAAAAAGGCCTGGTGCAGATTTCCGACACTTCGGCTCTCGAAGCCGCCGTGGACGAAGTTATAGCCGCCAACCCCGCAGAGGTTGAGGCCTACCGAGGCGGTAAAACCAAACTCATCAGTTTCTTTGTGGGGCAGATCATGCGCGCCACCAAGGGCAAGGCCAATCCTGCCCTGGTGAACGGACTGCTGGCCAAAAAGCTGTAA
- the ybeY gene encoding rRNA maturation RNase YbeY — protein sequence MQLSPPIRSRETVRLFSRYSAAAWLLPLDRRELVAALAAMLDVCGEAQVPCAPPAVELHLVDDATIGAANLRCLGCTGPTNVLSFPGGCDCPGTLLLSLDTLRRECLLYGQEPAEHALRLLAHGMAHLCGLDHGEEMDAVSQIFMDAAIEAVA from the coding sequence ATGCAGTTGAGCCCTCCGATTCGCTCACGGGAAACCGTGCGCCTTTTCAGCCGTTATTCTGCTGCTGCGTGGCTGCTGCCCCTCGACAGGCGCGAGCTTGTGGCGGCACTTGCGGCCATGCTTGATGTATGCGGCGAGGCACAGGTTCCGTGCGCACCTCCGGCAGTAGAGCTGCATCTGGTGGACGATGCGACCATTGGTGCGGCAAACCTGCGTTGCCTGGGCTGCACCGGCCCAACCAATGTGCTCTCCTTTCCCGGTGGTTGTGACTGCCCCGGCACCCTTTTGTTGTCACTCGACACGCTGCGCAGGGAATGCCTGCTGTATGGTCAGGAGCCCGCAGAGCATGCGCTGCGCCTGCTGGCACACGGCATGGCCCATCTGTGCGGGCTTGATCATGGGGAAGAGATGGATGCAGTAAGTCAGATATTTATGGATGCGGCCATTGAGGCTGTGGCCTGA
- a CDS encoding HDIG domain-containing metalloprotein — protein sequence MLRARHHCGLGLSALVLTLLFIGLLAGANFEAVPRVYVAGQVAESDVIADRDILVEDVQATKARRKQVQLLQPPVYDLSLEPFTAFQNRIVEILRSLNNGIDYHAGHDGPVHRLVEELTPAVADEILPELALPEAQTYLLKVLLPQIREHMAEGLVGDIRSARVERSGVIVRNLDTSTEMLRPDVSNLPDVQSYLAEISAQIRQVSTLNPQSRRAINILLSATMPSSLTLNRESTQKRSNAVMSMVEPVYYQIQKGEIVLRKGERVSREQQIKLQTLYKSASDPMRWDIAAGAFLCSLVLSIGFFVAPSGKPGTPLRCKDMLLISLLLLLFSIGAKAVYVLGMRNDSLTFINTLAVGYPVAGAVGLVAMVFAARRYCTMALLLSFFTMLMFQAQFSLFLLHFLGGMLATWLVTNAQSRQDVVWSIVPLTIGQSIIWFGATLLAHSAPGVMPMQLLAVFINSVLSLILLFAVSPVLEISFGYSTRFRLMELMSLEQPLMQELMVTVPGTYHHSLVVANMVEAGAKAIGANSLLCKVAALYHDVGKLSYPEYFIENQFGGPNKHDKLAPSMSALILLSHVKKGTELAERYKLGQDIADIISQHHGTRLIRFFYQKALNQGEKPRESDFSYLGPRPQTKEAAILMLADSVEASSRTLSDPTPARIKTHIDTIIKGIFSEGQLDESELTFKDLHFLSENFQRILTGIFHQRIAYPDARIDAAKANGKNGNGNGAVAAQGAAAPAAAAQGKNCGDKPCPEKSGAEKIGTDRLAADKKSAEHNAEHRTEHHAEHHPAHPADEQTSAIKSLPGGPASVKPGAVSAVVLHSEGKGQA from the coding sequence ATGCTTCGTGCCCGGCACCACTGCGGTCTGGGTCTCTCGGCTCTGGTGCTGACCCTGCTGTTTATCGGCCTGCTGGCTGGGGCCAACTTTGAGGCCGTGCCGCGTGTATACGTGGCGGGGCAGGTGGCCGAAAGCGACGTAATCGCCGACCGCGACATTCTGGTCGAAGACGTGCAGGCCACCAAGGCCCGCCGCAAGCAGGTGCAGCTGTTGCAGCCGCCTGTGTATGATCTGAGTCTTGAACCCTTTACGGCTTTTCAGAACCGTATTGTGGAAATTTTACGCAGCCTCAATAACGGCATCGACTATCATGCCGGGCATGACGGGCCGGTGCACCGGCTGGTAGAAGAGCTGACCCCTGCGGTGGCAGATGAAATTCTGCCCGAGCTGGCCCTGCCCGAAGCCCAGACCTATCTGCTCAAGGTGCTGTTGCCCCAGATTCGCGAACACATGGCCGAGGGCCTTGTGGGCGATATCCGTTCTGCTCGGGTAGAGCGCTCTGGCGTGATTGTGCGCAATCTCGACACCAGCACTGAAATGCTGCGCCCCGATGTATCCAACCTGCCTGATGTACAGTCATACCTTGCAGAAATCTCTGCCCAGATACGCCAGGTTTCCACGCTTAATCCGCAGTCGCGCCGCGCCATCAATATTCTGCTCTCCGCAACCATGCCCTCGTCGCTTACCCTCAACAGGGAATCGACCCAAAAACGCAGCAACGCCGTTATGTCCATGGTTGAGCCCGTGTATTACCAGATACAGAAGGGCGAAATTGTGCTGCGCAAGGGCGAGCGGGTGAGCCGCGAACAGCAGATCAAGCTGCAGACGCTCTACAAATCAGCCTCTGACCCCATGCGCTGGGATATCGCCGCCGGGGCTTTCTTGTGCTCGCTGGTGCTTTCCATCGGCTTTTTCGTTGCTCCCAGCGGCAAGCCCGGCACGCCTTTACGCTGCAAGGACATGCTGCTGATATCGCTGCTTTTGCTGCTTTTCAGCATTGGGGCCAAGGCCGTCTATGTGCTGGGAATGCGCAACGACAGCCTTACATTTATCAACACGCTGGCGGTGGGGTATCCCGTTGCCGGGGCAGTGGGGCTGGTGGCCATGGTATTTGCCGCCCGGCGCTACTGCACCATGGCCCTTCTGCTTTCTTTCTTTACCATGCTCATGTTTCAGGCGCAGTTTTCGCTGTTCCTGCTGCATTTTCTTGGCGGCATGCTGGCCACCTGGCTTGTGACCAATGCCCAGAGCCGTCAGGACGTGGTGTGGAGCATCGTACCGCTCACCATCGGGCAATCCATCATCTGGTTCGGTGCCACACTGCTGGCCCACAGCGCCCCCGGCGTCATGCCCATGCAGCTTCTGGCAGTGTTCATTAACAGCGTGCTTTCACTTATTCTGCTGTTTGCCGTGAGCCCCGTGCTTGAAATTTCTTTTGGCTACAGTACGCGCTTCCGCCTCATGGAGCTCATGAGCCTTGAGCAGCCCCTCATGCAGGAGCTTATGGTCACCGTGCCCGGCACGTACCACCATTCACTTGTGGTCGCCAACATGGTTGAAGCCGGAGCCAAGGCCATCGGCGCCAACAGCCTGCTATGCAAGGTTGCAGCCCTGTATCACGATGTGGGCAAGCTCTCGTACCCCGAATACTTTATCGAAAACCAGTTTGGCGGCCCCAACAAGCACGACAAGCTGGCCCCCTCCATGAGTGCGCTCATCCTGCTTTCGCACGTCAAGAAGGGCACGGAACTGGCCGAGCGCTACAAGCTTGGGCAGGATATCGCCGACATCATCAGCCAGCACCACGGCACGCGGCTTATCCGTTTCTTCTACCAGAAGGCCCTGAATCAGGGCGAAAAGCCGCGTGAATCCGACTTCAGCTATCTTGGACCGCGCCCGCAAACCAAGGAAGCCGCCATTCTCATGCTGGCCGATTCGGTGGAGGCCTCCAGCCGTACGCTCAGCGATCCAACGCCCGCGCGCATCAAGACGCACATCGACACCATCATCAAGGGCATTTTTTCGGAAGGCCAGCTGGACGAGTCCGAGCTGACCTTCAAGGATCTGCACTTCCTGAGTGAGAACTTCCAGCGTATTCTCACCGGCATTTTCCACCAGCGCATCGCTTATCCCGATGCCCGCATTGACGCAGCCAAGGCCAATGGCAAAAACGGCAACGGCAATGGTGCCGTGGCGGCTCAAGGTGCTGCAGCCCCCGCAGCTGCGGCTCAGGGCAAAAACTGCGGCGACAAGCCCTGCCCGGAAAAATCTGGAGCGGAAAAAATCGGAACAGACAGGCTGGCAGCCGACAAAAAATCTGCCGAACATAATGCAGAACATCGCACAGAACATCACGCTGAGCATCACCCAGCGCACCCTGCAGACGAGCAGACATCTGCCATAAAATCCCTGCCCGGCGGCCCGGCCAGCGTCAAACCCGGCGCGGTTTCTGCCGTGGTGCTGCATTCAGAGGGCAAAGGGCAGGCATAG
- a CDS encoding ARMT1-like domain-containing protein yields MNSVSSIDSVREFRLGQNIRFDAWLYSMLMDNNIAYGMNPDIVASQEQMAFMVSLVHDQVYLPCSDATFKLLCQPTAPEELQRQYNRSWRIIMRLVRSFTPEGEKRKRILQFCRFRFSQYVTQHTLIPSRLVKRMTDLVLAQGNQLDDPWRQLRRISTKRQFEMLGEPFVRNNLEAMPADAMAESMPLVRRKLDYVELSRLLCLSAMSRLWIEEQPDAETVRLAMEKVRETCAHLRSFFEASAGKSSTVLFLCDADGGVVFDLAVAKSLIRMGHKVIFAVKSGFFFYSPTLEDMEVDPSIRQMIGGGTVLHEPRMSKNELLRELREHRLVVIGDGTRERINLYRVSVTFSRAWKEADLILGKGWRVADVLMGSSHQYTRDVVCYWQDDKGFHIKLRPHAKSAHKFSESDIAAQASTIIAGMREARTQGRTVMFYSCVIGSIPGETSTATELVSAFVDNLRKKMDNILIINPAEHFIEGMDGDDLMYMWEQVQRSGYIDVWRFQTVEDIEESFALLGRKVPPQWSGKDSTFSTGCTKEMRIALDVQAKNREMQIIGPDPQRFFRRSEYGVGKYFDASIPHGRSGV; encoded by the coding sequence ATGAACAGTGTTAGTTCCATTGATTCTGTACGCGAATTTCGACTCGGTCAGAATATACGGTTTGATGCCTGGCTTTACAGCATGCTGATGGACAATAACATTGCCTACGGCATGAACCCCGATATCGTTGCCAGTCAGGAGCAGATGGCATTTATGGTAAGCCTCGTGCACGATCAGGTATACCTGCCGTGCTCTGACGCAACCTTCAAACTGCTGTGCCAGCCCACTGCGCCCGAAGAACTGCAGCGCCAGTACAACCGCTCGTGGCGCATCATCATGCGTCTGGTGCGCTCATTTACGCCAGAAGGTGAAAAGCGCAAGCGTATCCTGCAGTTTTGCCGTTTTCGCTTTAGCCAGTACGTTACCCAGCACACGCTCATTCCTTCCCGCCTGGTCAAGCGCATGACAGATCTTGTGCTTGCACAGGGCAACCAGCTGGACGACCCCTGGCGGCAACTGCGCAGAATCTCTACCAAACGCCAGTTTGAAATGCTCGGTGAACCCTTTGTGCGCAACAATCTTGAAGCAATGCCGGCAGATGCCATGGCCGAATCAATGCCTCTGGTGCGGCGCAAGCTTGATTATGTTGAGCTTTCGCGCCTGCTGTGCCTTTCGGCCATGTCGCGCCTCTGGATAGAGGAGCAGCCAGATGCTGAAACCGTGCGCCTTGCCATGGAAAAAGTCCGTGAAACCTGCGCGCACCTGCGGTCATTTTTTGAGGCCAGCGCGGGCAAATCCAGTACGGTGCTGTTTTTGTGCGATGCCGACGGGGGCGTTGTTTTTGACCTTGCTGTTGCCAAAAGCCTCATCCGCATGGGGCACAAGGTTATTTTTGCCGTTAAATCCGGCTTCTTTTTTTATTCGCCCACGCTGGAAGACATGGAGGTTGACCCCTCCATCAGGCAGATGATCGGCGGCGGCACCGTACTGCACGAGCCGCGCATGAGCAAAAATGAGCTGCTGCGCGAACTGCGAGAGCACCGGCTTGTGGTCATAGGCGACGGTACTCGTGAGCGCATCAACCTGTACAGGGTTTCCGTAACCTTTTCACGCGCGTGGAAAGAGGCCGATCTCATTCTTGGCAAGGGCTGGCGCGTGGCTGATGTGCTCATGGGCAGCAGCCACCAGTACACGAGAGACGTGGTCTGCTACTGGCAGGACGACAAGGGCTTTCACATCAAGCTGCGCCCACATGCCAAGAGCGCACACAAATTCAGCGAGAGCGACATTGCCGCCCAGGCGTCCACCATTATCGCAGGCATGCGCGAGGCCCGCACGCAGGGGCGCACGGTCATGTTTTACAGCTGCGTTATCGGCAGCATACCGGGTGAAACCTCTACCGCAACGGAACTTGTGAGCGCTTTTGTAGACAATTTGCGGAAAAAAATGGATAATATTCTGATAATCAACCCCGCCGAGCACTTCATCGAAGGCATGGACGGCGATGACCTCATGTATATGTGGGAGCAGGTGCAACGCAGCGGTTATATCGATGTGTGGCGCTTTCAGACCGTTGAAGACATTGAGGAAAGTTTTGCACTGCTTGGCCGCAAGGTTCCGCCGCAATGGTCGGGCAAGGATTCGACATTTTCCACCGGCTGCACCAAGGAAATGCGCATCGCTCTTGATGTGCAGGCCAAAAACAGGGAAATGCAGATCATCGGCCCCGATCCGCAGCGGTTTTTCCGCAGAAGCGAGTACGGGGTGGGCAAATATTTTGACGCCAGCATCCCGCATGGACGTTCCGGCGTTTAA